atgttatgaaatcctgcgatttgtaatttggtgaggcaccagaactattTGGCTAAAAAGGCTAAATACTCTTTAATgctacaactcctatcattctatagcattaagcaatggcagttaagatggtgtcaaactgcattaattctataatgtagaagtACCCAAAGCATCCTCTTATGTTAgccagaaacacagtatttttaaaaagtccatTTCTTTAGACATATGTATTTTATCAATACAGGCAatcttcattaataaaatactggGAAAAATAAAAAGCCTTGTTGCAACACAGAAACCTTCCAGAGGAAGCAGCAATGATAATGTTGATGCGGATGGATTTCCTAGAGCCAGTGAAGCAGCAAGTATCCCCATACAGCAAGGATCTTCAGAATTTATTATGAAGGCACCAAAAAATGGAGAGAGCATCAAAACGCTGCTTTCATCTATGGATCAAGAAAATTAACTGCAATGCTCCCTTagagtgtgcatatatatatgtgaccTTTCTTCTTATGCACAGACTGATTTATTAAATGCATGCATGTAAAAGCAAAGCTAAATATTGTTCAGAATATAAGGGGGGTGTCCTAAATATATATTTGGTTGAagttacacttacaaaatgtatctgttccgacaaaattcaacttaagaacaaaggtACTTTGTTAATGTAGATAGGTTCTAcatgaacctatcttgttcataactcatACTGCATTGCGTCTCATACTGCAAAAATTGCTGTTTCGGGTATATTGGCCCTGTCTACACTGTTGTATGATGcaataaactgcattatatggtcagtttagactcatataatgcaatttaactgcattgaattgcaaaTATTTATCTACACcgaccatacaatgcagtctgaaactgtattatatggcagtgtagatgggaccacagCATCTTTTAAAGcactggttcccaacttgtggtccatggaccaccagtggtctgcatgaactaaaatatggtctgcggtctcactgttactacaccgttgcaactagAGTGATTGGTCTCTTGAAACCCTcttagtgctgaggcttattaaatatggttttctgtgggcgagcagatggcaactactagatggcatatgttctgtatcagaaactagagctgatgtgctctatccaatgcaattttctgaatcagcaccccaaataaccacaccaaatctaaagtttaccaaaaactgattcgtaacccttttgatactaatgttggaatgtggtccttggtcaagtgctagctggtaaaaaaaaacaacagttgggaaccactgttttaaagaaaGGGCTATCTAAACCAGATAATTACTGGAAATATAACACCATATAATTCTTGAAGACACATTTTGGAGCTATCCTGCAGCTGACTCATTTTGGTGTAAGTGGATCAACTTTTAAATCTTTTAAGATTTAGAGATATGGATGTCCTTTTGAATTACTTACTATGGAAACTAAGAAAGGCCTGAAGGAAATGATTTTACATGTCCTTTTGACTgctaaaaaatactgaaaaaacaACACTTACCTCCACCTATGATTCAATGAAATAAGGCAGGTAACATTTGAAAAGAATGATATTCAGATGAAACTTACAAATTGATATTTGGTTAGCTTGTAAGAAACACCACTAATGTTGTTTAtcctcttttgggtttttttctgctttttataCTGGAATATCATCCTTGTGTACTTCAACTATTTTATTTCACAGTAGAGGCTTGCTTATctaacctttgcttatccaacattctctcttatctgaccccccccccccctttcctccagcatttccctttcaattaaaggagcactccccaactctctctccattccaaaTAAGTGAAAAAgtcaagacaaggaggaggaggaggaggaggagggaggaaagggctgGAAAGAGGCAGGAAGGGAAGCAGAAGCaccctccttacttccttctgtgatttccacgctcctcttctgcatccgggcacttcctgctgggttgCTCTAGTCTTGAGGCATTGCTTTGCCTTAACCTTTTGAGTCCCTGTtcttagtattctaggtgtctagtgccaCGTCAGAAGGGtgacagtaggagactccgtattatccaacatttttgtttatccaatgtTCTTCCAGCCCttttatgtcagataagtgagaccctactgtatttaaatttaaaaatgaatgtgGAAAAATTTCTCATTTCCATTTAGCAAATGTAAAgtttatatatacacaagcaaTCCTCAGTCTGAAAAGAAAGCTTAGTGTGTAAATATTCATGCCTATTGGAAAGAAACAATGGCATGTTTCATGTaatggactttttaaaaaacgaattgaCTCTGAAAACACAGAAAAGTGAAACCCAGTTTAACAGTaggatgttttaattttttaaaaaatagtccgACATATATGCAAGAAAAGCAAACTTTTCTGCAAGATTTAACTAAATCCACACATTTCTGTCAGATCAAGTTTAAAAAAAGCAGAGTTAAAAGACAAAGAATAACAAATATTTTAAGCAGCTGCTGATCATCacaaggtcattttggatttgtAGTAGGATATGCTTCATGTACTTCTTTCCTTAATAAACTTATAGGCTATTCTGGCTGGCTCTGCCAAGGAGTATTTTTGCAGTCTTTTTCATCTTAGCTCACTCTTTTggatacatatattattttactagttTGTGGCACAGATTTGACTTAAAAGCAAAACTCCGATATTCTTGAATGCAATTCCAGAATGTATAAGGTCAAAGAGATGTCATGAAACAAAGGGCAGTGCAGATGTCTGGGTCAATTTGGGTGTTTTTGTTCCTGGTATTGAATTGTATTTGTCTGTCAGCTAGCCACATACGATGTATAAAGGGCATATGGCTCTTAAAAGCCCCACCTACACAACAGCGGGTGCCAAGCTTATGCAAAGCTACTGTGTAAAAGGGTCTTTGTTGCCTGTGAACTCTTTCCTGTACACAGATTCTGACTAATAAAAGAAAAGGGCTCTGTTCACAGGCTGAAAAGGACAGATTTTCTTATTTAGCAGAACTGCACAACCCGATTAAATGTTACAGAGCCCATGTGGTCACTGCTCCAAATTTCTCTGTATTGTGACAATGTAaatgttagaatcatagacttagaAGAGACTAAagtggccattcagtccaacctcttgccatgcaggagaatacaatccaagcactcccaacagatggagtGCTTGGATTGGATTGCTTAAAAAccctcagagaaggagactcagcCATACTCTGAGGTAACATATTCCACAGTTAAACccgctcttatcatcaggaaattcttcctaatatttgtggggaatctcttttcctgctgggTTGGCCTTTAGCATATTAAGTTAACCGCCAAGctacagtaaatcttgccaactgaaaagttgacagttcaaagcctgggtcagggtgaatGCCTGACCATTTAGCCCAGCTAACTGcctacctagcagatcgaaaatgttagtagatcaataggtaccacattaAGAGCAGGGAGGCaataaaaaaggaggaagtttacaaccTCTTGGCacggaagatggagcaacagcacccccatcCCCCATGGCCGGAactaagcacagcctccaagaagcCGAAGCTGGGGAAGACTGTCTGTCTGTCCTGTtgttgtataatcagcattgaatgtttgccgtatatgtgttctgtgattcactatgagttccctttggggtgagaagggtggactataaatactgtaaacaaacagtaaataaatatttgaattcattgctctatgtcttggtctctagagcagcagaaaacaagcttgccctctcctcaatgtgaactcctttccaatatttaaacacatcacctcttaaccttctcttttccAGGCTGAACATATCCAGCTCTCTGAGCCGCTCCTCAAAGGGTTCAAAGTTATTTTTAATAGACACATTGATCCACCATCCCGCATCTCCACATCTGTTCCAGGAGCGACTAGGTATTTGTACTGCCAACTACATCAAAGTGAACCACCAAATACTGTAGTAGTGGCACCATTTATGGACCAATGGTTGGCAAAGAAAGATGCCATAGCGTATGCAGGGAACagaggaaataatgcccaatggGAGGGCAACAACTCTACAGCTCTCCTGTAGAGTTTTATCACCCTTCTAGAAAAGTTTTACAAGCCTTAATAGCTAACCCAATTTCCCTGCAGCATCAGGAGAAAACATTGTGGGTGAATGGTGATTGGGCACTCTTGGTAGTCTCCTGAAGTAGAAACTGGGGCATTTTGCCACAACTGGCTGCCACAACTGAGTCTGACCTCATACAGAATTCAAACCTGGAAGTGGCTGTCTGGTCCGGTTTTGATCAGTTTGCAAAAATGTTGGTGAAGGCATTTTTAGTACAGTACAATCTACAGCAGATGCTAGCAATGCAAATCTGACCTCCAGACTTGCTCAAGTGGTCAATTACAATATATATGAAGACAGAAGCAAAACAGATAAGCTAAGAGTTAAAACACCTATACTTCCCATGGCAATGTGGATGCTTGGAATCCATTCATAAATAGATAATTTGGCCCATTTATTTAAGGCAAGCATAAGCATGTGAAAAATAGCAGTTTGTCAAAACCTTGTGCATCACATGGGAAATACGAAACAGAAGGTTAGCAGGAGGCAtatgccaaaaaacaaaaagggaCAAGTGATATCCTTTTTTGAACTTTTCCTTTCCATACTTTGGTAAGGCActccacttctttccagaatacACTCTCTGGATCGCTCATTAGTTTACTGCACCACCCACATGTTCACACTTCATCGCACACACCAACACATTCGCACCtcttgaatatttattattacagtattcAGCCATAAGACACGCAGATTTCACACATCTTATTTTTCAAGAGAGATGGAGCAATTCTCTGAGAGACAAAGTCTTCCCAATTATAAAAAATATGATACAATTATCATGCAAAAATAGCATCTAAAATTACACTAACACTTTAGCACCGCAATACTTTCTAAAAGCTTTTTTAAAGATTCAGAGAGTGGCATTTGAACATGAGAGTTTAAAGCTTTAATTGtatcaatgtaaaaaaaaatcaacattttacATACTCCCTACATACATACTATACTGATCTTTTCTTGGCGAAGACATCAATACATCTTTGTTTTCTCACTTTTGAGAAAGGCTAGAGGTTTGTTTATAATCTTATCAACTTAATATCATATCATCCTCGAAACTTCTTCCCCTTTACATGATTAATATAATGTATTAAGGCCGTTTTATTTAAACACAACTTATTAAGAAAAACAGAAGACATCACTTTTTCACAGGATAATTTATCCTCTTATTAAACTTGTCTGCATAATAATCAGACTCTTTGCGACAGTCTAAATCTGAAAGAGTTACATAAACATTTCCACCCTCAACAGCAACACTATGAGTCCTTTGCTTTACTCCTTTTGATCGCCATTTTGGGGATGAAGACGGCTCTCTCGGGTTTACTGCTTGATACAGTCCTTCACCAGTAGCCAAAGTTATTTTGTACTTGTGCCAGGGACAAACAATGCATGCCTGTCCATTGATAtcctatatttatacatggagaagggaaaaaggaagaagaaaagaaattactacccactggctgccagtctgctaccaggcatgattcaaagtgctggctttagcctataaagccctaaacggt
This genomic interval from Anolis sagrei isolate rAnoSag1 chromosome 2, rAnoSag1.mat, whole genome shotgun sequence contains the following:
- the RFESD gene encoding Rieske domain-containing protein isoform X1 — its product is MKEILSVCRNSRSLSFRRRQRMNEDSSVKTFTEKMSSPVCVGTEDDLKKQRKTMVTVHGREVVVFCHAGRFYAMDCRCYHAGGPLHLGEIEDINGQACIVCPWHKYKITLATGEGLYQAVNPREPSSSPKWRSKGVKQRTHSVAVEGGNVYVTLSDLDCRKESDYYADKFNKRINYPVKK
- the RFESD gene encoding Rieske domain-containing protein isoform X2 — translated: MNEDSSVKTFTEKMSSPVCVGTEDDLKKQRKTMVTVHGREVVVFCHAGRFYAMDCRCYHAGGPLHLGEIEDINGQACIVCPWHKYKITLATGEGLYQAVNPREPSSSPKWRSKGVKQRTHSVAVEGGNVYVTLSDLDCRKESDYYADKFNKRINYPVKK